From the genome of Deltaproteobacteria bacterium:
GCGTCGCATCTTGCGCAAATTACTTCCGTCCTTTTGCTGAACCAGCTCGAATCGTCCTCTGTGCGGATATTCTCCCCGGCGATCGGAGCGAAATAGCTTGGCCATCCGGTCCCGGAATCGTATTTGGTATCGGAACGGAACAAGTCCGTGCCGCAGCAAACGCACCGATAAATCCCTTTTTCGTAATGGCCGTCGTATTTCCCGGTAAAGGCCCTTTCGGTTCCCTTCTTCCGGGTTATCCGGAATTGTTCGGGTGTAAGCAGGCTCTGCCACTCCCGTTCCGTCCTGACGACTTTTTCCACTACTACATATCCATCCTTGTCGGCCGAATAGATCCTGATCCGTTCCTTCTCCATCGCTTTCCCGTCCTTCCGACCCTGCGGCGGCTCCGCGGAGTATGCCCGGCCCTTCGGAAACGAAACGCCGAGCAATGCGCCTCCCGCCAGGAGCAGGGCGGCGCGAAGAAACTCGCCTCTTCCCAAAGTCACTGTCATCAACCTGTCCATTTTGTATCTGCCTCCCGTCTTTTCATTAAATGATGCCCCGGAGCCGGGTGCCGGATCTTGCGTTGCCCGCGGCTTCCGGTTTTCTTTCGTCAATCAGTCGCGGCACGGAGGAAATCCTTACAGCCCTAACCCGCATTTCTCAGTGCGGGTTAACCGGTCTTTTTATCTACCGGAAATATTTTTCGACGTGTAAGGAATCGGTTCTTTCGGCGACGAACGGCCAGGAACAAAAATTTAGGCAAGGAGGATGTACCGATGAAGAATGTATTTGTGATAGTTGCTTTGACCGTCGGGCTGCTGTCCGGCTCGATCCCGGGGGCATCGCTTGCGGGTGAGGCAAGAATCGCGGGGATGGCCGACCTTTCCAATGCCGCCGCCGAACGGACGGCAAGCGACTCCATGCAGGCCGCGGGTCCTATCGAGTCCGGCGCCCTGCCGGGGGGGTCGGGAGGCATGTCCATGGCCGGAGGGACGGCATCGGCTGACGACAGCATCCCTGCCGTTGAAACCGGCGGCGTGAAACACCGTGTCGGCCTTGACACGGGACCGTAGATAAATCAACCTGCCCCGGCGGCACAGGCTTCCGCACCGCTCCCCCCCCCGCGGGAGCCCCTGCCGCCGGTAACATCAGAATTATTTTTTTCGCCGCAAGCTTCAGCGGGAACCTTTTCGGCGCCTTGCATTATCTAAGCATGTGCCATGCGGGATATCGGGAATGCCGATCCGTCGGATTGGGTGGACAGCTACGGGAACTACCTGTTCCGGTACGCGATGCTCAGGTTGCGGGACCGCACCGCGGCGGAAGACGTTGTCCAGGAGACATTCCTCGCGGCTTTGAAGGACCGGGGATCTTTTTCCGGAATCTCTTCGGAAGCGACCTGGCTGGTCGGGATCCTCAAGCACAAGATCGGCGATCATTTCAGGCGGCAGGCAAGGGAAACTCCCCTGATGGAGGAAAATCCGGGGGAACATCCCGATGCGGAATATCTCGATGAGGCGGGGCACTGGACGGCCGGACCCGCCGAATGGGGCCGTAATCCCGCGGAAATTTACCGAAACAAGGAGTTCGTGGAACGGTTCAGGAAGTGCCTCGCGGGTCTTTCCCCGAACCACGCCAACGCTTTCACTCTCCGGGAAACGGAGGGTTTGGGAACCGCCGAGATCTGTAAGATTCTGGGCGTCTCCGAGACAAACCTTGGGGTGATCCTGCACCGCGCCCGGTCGCTGCTGCGCCGGTGCCTGGAAACCCTCTGGTTCGGCAAAACCGCGGGAGAAGGATCGTGATGCTTTCCTGCAAGGATGTGACAATACTGCTTTCCGGGTCGATGGACGCTTCTCTCCCCATCGGCAAGCGGATCGGCGTGCGCGTTCACCTGATCATCTGCAAGTGGTGCGCGAGATACAAGCGGCAGCTCGTCCTGATCCGCGAGACGGTCAGGCGCCTCGCATCAGCCGTTGAAAAACCCGGAGAATTGCCCGGCGAATCGTTGTCGGAGGAAGCGAAGGAGCGCATCAGGAAATCGATAAAA
Proteins encoded in this window:
- a CDS encoding sigma-70 family RNA polymerase sigma factor — protein: MRDIGNADPSDWVDSYGNYLFRYAMLRLRDRTAAEDVVQETFLAALKDRGSFSGISSEATWLVGILKHKIGDHFRRQARETPLMEENPGEHPDAEYLDEAGHWTAGPAEWGRNPAEIYRNKEFVERFRKCLAGLSPNHANAFTLRETEGLGTAEICKILGVSETNLGVILHRARSLLRRCLETLWFGKTAGEGS
- the msrB gene encoding peptide-methionine (R)-S-oxide reductase MsrB, with the protein product MEKERIRIYSADKDGYVVVEKVVRTEREWQSLLTPEQFRITRKKGTERAFTGKYDGHYEKGIYRCVCCGTDLFRSDTKYDSGTGWPSYFAPIAGENIRTEDDSSWFSKRTEVICARCDAHLGHVFDDGPKPTGLRYCMNSAALSFAKPEKERK
- a CDS encoding zf-HC2 domain-containing protein gives rise to the protein MMLSCKDVTILLSGSMDASLPIGKRIGVRVHLIICKWCARYKRQLVLIRETVRRLASAVEKPGELPGESLSEEAKERIRKSIKGL